Genomic DNA from Triticum dicoccoides isolate Atlit2015 ecotype Zavitan chromosome 4B, WEW_v2.0, whole genome shotgun sequence:
CGGGTAGGGAGGGAGGGAAGGAGGACAAGATTATCTTTGCATCTCTCCCTCGCCGGTCTCAGTTTATGAGGGGGAGCGGGAGTTTTATAATCCATACGCTGCATCAGGGACTCAATTATAGAGGTCTTGACGTTAAGCTAAAAGGGGCGCCCTGGTCTAGTACGCTTCTGATTAAGGCTAGCTCCTCATAcctttcttttcctttcttcttcctcctccttcgtcttcctctcctctcctctcctctgcgcTTCCTTTCTTGCTCTGGGACTGGGCAACAATGTCTCCCGTGCCAAGCCCGCATCAATCACAACTTCTAGGCCATGAATCAAGGTCAGTTTTCTGCTTCTTTTTATCTTTCTTTTCTATATATGTGTGCGGTCAGTTCAATCCGAGTAACCTCTCTTGATTTGTTTCTTCTGAAATGAAACAAACAAAACTTGCAGGAAAGAGAAGCGCATGAGGAAGGTGGATACCTTTGCGCCGCACAACGACGGCCACCAATGGAGGAAGTACGGCGAGAAGAAGATTAACAACTGCAACTTTCCCAGGTTCGCAGCCCACCTTTGGTCTCATCCTCATCCTCATTTGGTGATCTGCATCTGCATAGGTTCCCAAAAAACCATTAGTAGTATCTAGCATCCGTCTTTTCGTGGCATATCACAAATCTTTCAGCCCCCTCTCTCTGATAGGGAGGGCTTTTCATTCTTCACATCCAAATCTACCATAGGGATGCATAGTGTAACAAACTTACCAAGATATGAAGAAGCCATTTACTCACAGATTCGTCTTCTTCTTTCTATCCTGCCACAGGTACTACTACAGATGCACCTACAAAGACAACATGAATTGCCCGGCCACCAAGCAGATTCAGCAGAAAGATCACAGCGACCCCCCATTGTACCAAGTCACATACTACAACGAGCATTCATGCAACAGCGCCTTCCTTGCCCTCACCCCTACAGAGTTCCAGCTGCAGACCGCATCTGGGAAGGCAGTCTCCATCTGCTTTGATTCATCCGGGGCTCAGGAGCCCGGAGCCAATGCCAGCTCGCCATCTTCGAGTGCGGCGCCACGCGGCACGCCTTCCGAGAGCAAGAACAAGCCCCTCGCGCTGCGTTCAGAGGCGCTTTCTTCCTGGGCCCCTGGCGTTGTGGAGCAAAAGACGGCCTGTGCTGATCTCCAGTCCTGCAGCACCGAGTGCCAAGATGCATACATTTCCGAAGACATAGATGCAGGGAGATTCGGTTCTATCAGATTCTTCCATTTTTTGTAAATGGATCAGTGGAAGACAATTGATCTTACCTCAAAGAACTAATATGATACACATGTTTTTTCCCATCTACACGCATGCTAGAGCACCAGATACTTGCATGTGGGATGTGGCCAAGATTTTCTTAGTTCAATTGAAATGAAATACCACTGCTAATTCAGAAGGCAGACTTCATTTCTGCAAACTCTCATGTTATTTCTGTTGAGACACTGCAGCATCTTGTACCTTCAAAAGCAATGAATACATTCCTTACCCTATTATTATGCTACATACTAGTACACAATAAGAATGGATTAGACGATTAGGGTAGGAACACACACACGGTGACAGAGGGCGGAGCTCTCAAATCATCATAGTATAAATATATGCAGCACGGTCATAAACAAGTTACCAAACATCTTGGTGATATGAAGCACAACATAGAAAAGACCACGAGTATATGAACATGAAAGATGGGCAGCAATCTTATTCCAAACCATATTTTGTACATTGGCCATCAATAGCAGGATGCCAATGCAATAAGCAAAATCCAGTTCAGGGATGCCAATGCAATAAGCAAAAGCCAGTGTAATATCATTTTATTTGTGCATGGCGTAACAACATACCAGCTTTACCATCTCAGCGAAAAATCAATATTATGCAATATTTCAGGAGACCTCTTTGCCTGATGAAGTTGGAGGAACGAAAATAGATTATATTCCACAGTTGGAGAGGTCATTGGTGCAAATTTACACATGAATTACATTCTTAAAGACCTCTTTGCCTTCAAGCATCCTGCAGCAGCCAGGGCTTGTCCAAATGGACCTGATCATGAAGAGAGAACAAAACAAGGACAAGACATCAAATCAGACAAAAGGTCTGCATGCTCAATAGTAGAGGAAAATTTCAGTATCAACATTTGGTAGCTCCATATAACACCCACATCATCTGTTAACAACGTAGTACTATATCCACAGAATTTGCCATCTCCGGTCAAAAGAATACCAAGCAGAGACAAATAGGCTTGTTCAGGTTTTCACTGTTGGCCTATACCATATGAAGATTACCTTTGTTTCCGCttatctgaaacaagcaaaacctgACGATTTCTCCAATGTTGTTACCATGGCAAGGTGTTCTCCCAGTCCCATATATTTCAACCAAGCTGATATATATCCACACATAATTATTATCTTCATGAAGCAGGATGCTGTTTAAAGCAACATCAAGAAGACACCACACTAATAGGATGGTTCAGATGTTAGCTCTTGCCAACAGCATGGGAAGCACCTTCATTTGAGACCAACATTATCAGAGGAAATTTTTGATACCCAAAAGTTTATAACAGGGTGTCGAGGCAAAATCCCAGTATACAAAAGTACAAAGAGCAAAATACATATATCAGTGTTGCCCAGTTGCAGCTGAGCTAATCATGTTTGCACACTCTGAATCATCCTTGACTTTAACATCACCGAACCGGAAGGTTGCCGCCAAGCTCTGCACGAGCTGATCATGGATCACCTCGTCAGGAGGGAGTTCCACTGCCGCCTCCCGCCGCAGCGACGTGACCTCCTTGTCAGCAATGCCGCAGGGCACGATGTGCTTGAAGTACCCCAAATCAGGGTCGATGTTGAACGCCAGGCCATGGCAGGTAAAACCTGACGAGATCCTGACCCCGATGGCCCCAATCTTCCTGTCCCCGACCCACACGCCGGTCTCGCAGGCGCCCCCCGGCCGCGCCTTGACGCCGTACAGAGAGGCCACCTCGATCATGGCGGACTCGAGCCCCTCGACATACCTCCGCGCGCCTAGCCCAATGTCCCGCAGCGAGAGGATGGGGTAGAGCACGGCCTGGCGCGGCCCGTGGAAGGTGACGTCGCCGCCCCGCTCCGTGCGGTAGAGCTCGGCGCCGATGCCCGCGAGGCTTGACTCCGGCACGAGCAGGTTGTGGTCGGTGCGCCGCTTGCCGAGGGTGTAGGTAGGCGGATGCTGCAGCGAGAGCACGAGGTCCGGGACCCTGCCGGCTCTCCGGTCGGCGACGAGCCTCTCCTGGAGCCTGAGGGCGTCGCCGTACTTGACCACTCCGAGCTTCCACGCCTCGAGAACCCTCCTCGCGGCACCACCACCCATCTCCGCCGCTGGTGGGTGAGACCCGGCGGCTTTGTTGCCCAGTCAGAAGACGACGAAGTACATGGGCTCTCAGGGCCCGGCCCACGGCCTAAATAAAGAGAGAAGGAACGGAAAAATAAGGAGAAACCTAGACGTCCGCACTCGAGCAGTTCGTTCGCCGCATCTCCGGTGCGCCGTCTTCCTGCGCTCGCTCGCTGACCCTTCCAATGTCCGCTACGGCGTTTATGGAGCTGGCGCTCGACCAGGTATGGCTCAAATCCTGCTTGTCGTACGAGTAGAACATGCGTGCCAGTATTTCTGAACTGTGGCTGCGTTGTCCTCGACGCCGGAGCGGCCAGTCTAGCGCGGCGGCGTTGTCGAGTTCCTGCTGTGGTGGGCATGTGGCGTCGGGCTTGTTCGTTCCCACGGATTGCGAGTGCGGTGGTCGGCGTGTTCCCCTGATTCAAGTGTTTTTTCTTCTCCCTATAGGAGCCTGATTTACTGAAATTATTTCATCGGCTCTCTGAAACTAGTTTTGTAGAGTAGCTTCATCCTCAGATCATCCTGCACATGCTTAATTTAGATGGTTCAACAACCAGTACGTGTGATTGAGTGTAATCCGGGTTAATCGGACCCGGTACAGGCCAATGAGTGTAGCAGCAAAACGTTAAGGCCTTCTTAAGAAAACTACCGAGCAGAGTTGCTGGCATTATCTCAGGCTAGTTAGCTGCAGGGAGAAGAAAAACCATTTGATGTGGTGGCTTCGAATCTGGCGCTGAACCTTGGAAAGCGTGCCTGGTGCGGCCGTGGCTTCTCCCTTGCCCAGGTGCGTGGGAAGGCCTTGGCATGCGGGTGCTCTACCAGTGAGGCCAAGGCAGTGGATGCCGGGGCACCATCCCTGAAAAGCGACACAGTGGCGCCCTAGAGGGGTGAGGTTTTGGCTTTGTGCTATGTGGGTGGCGGCATTGTTGGCTCAGTTGGTGCACCTCTTTCGAGTCGTCTTGCATGGTACTCGGGACGGGTTTGGATTCCCTTGTAAGTGCGGTCATCGAGGTAGGAGTGACCCAGATACACCCCTCACATAGTGGCACAGCTTTTTGGTGGTCGTCAGAGCCCCCGCCTCTTGGCAGGTTGTCTTTCGTGCTTCTTTGAAACCTTCCAGGAATCTTGCGACCTTCATTTGTGTGGTTCATGCCAGATCTGGTCTGCTTGATGAGGGTGTAGTGTGTCTACGGCGTGACAGTGACATCTTTTGACAGAGTTGTATCTTCTACCTGTCATCAATTGTTCTTAGGTTTGTGGGTGTTTTGGGTTCATTGTGTTGTCTATGAGCGTGGAGCTTTGGGCCTAGTTTAGCTAGGCGGGTTGATCCAATTGTATCGTTTCCGACAGGTTTCCATCATAAACTGGTCGGTTTTTTCCTACTTCATTATTGAAGGGAGAGCTCCTGCTGGTTGCTTTTTTTTTGTAGGCCAAGTTTGCGCTGGACAACCTCGAGGTTCCTGTAGGGTATGCTCTGGTTTCCCTTGAATATAGTTCACAGTTCACTCGGTGGAAGGTAAATTTGTAGTTCCTAATGTGCTAATTGTATTGTTTCATCCCTGTCAAGATAGATGTGTAATTGTGGAGGACGGGAAGGTTATTGCCTCTGGTAGCAACAGGACCAATGCCACCCGGAATGTATGCTATTCTCCTTTGTGCTTTGAGACATTTTTGTGTTTTTTCCTCTGAAATAAATTACTTCAATTGTAAGGCTACGAGACATGCTGAGATGGAAGCAATCGATATCCTTCTCCAGGAGTGGCAGAGTATTGGCCTTGACCAGACACTGGTCGCGGATAAGTTTGCAGGATGTGACCTCTATGTCACGTGCGAGCCATGCATAATGTGTGCATCAGCATTGTCGATACTAGGTCTGTGATTGTTCTATTTCTGCTGTTAGCCCCGTCTTGATTATTCTATTTCTCCTGTTGAAACTATATTAGCCAGTAAGAATTTATGATATTTTTGGTAGGAATCAGGGAAGTATACTTTGGGTGTCCGAATGATAAATTCGGGGGATGTGGATCAGTCATGTCACTGCATGAGAGCCTTTCGTCGGATGACTTGACAGGGTGAGGGGATATCAGCGGCAAATTGAAAGCTCTCTGCTCATGTGAACAAACCTTCTTATACTTTGAATGTTAATAATGCCTTTCTACCAGTAGTTAAATATTCTATGATGTGTCATGACAAAGTTGGGCTTGCATAATCTTTCTGTTTGAATTGAATGCCATACATGCTTATTGAGTTCTCATGCATTCTTCTAATTCCAAATTATGTTAGTTATTTAGGTTACTCACAAATTGTACAACTAATATGCTCATGCGTTTCTTTTGCTAGGAGCCAAGATACCAGATCAAGAGGTTTTAAATGTACTGGTGGGATAATGGCGGAAGAGGCAGTCGCTCTTTTTAGAAATTTCTATGAACAAGGAAACCCGAATGGTTTGTTCTTTTACATTCACATTTCACATATTATTCCACAGTTCCTGGCATGGTTGCTTTAATTCAGTTCTTACTTCCGTGTTAAAATGTTGTTTAAAGTTCGAACTGTACCGGTTCTGTTTATATGAGTTGGGGTCTCGTAGAAGTTAGCACTAGGGATCCGGTCAGTGTACTTCCATATTCTATTAGAATCTGAACCACAAATGTAAGCATCAAAGAAACTTCTGCCATGTCCTTTAATGTTATATATGATGACGACGGCTTTCTCATGCATTTCAGCACCGAAGCCTCACAGACctgtccgagtggatcagcagtgaCTGGTTTGTTAGTCGTGCTGACGAGGAAGATCTCAGGTATTCCGATTtaaacaatggatggcaagctgctTTAGGTTTGTCCGGTGATTTAGAGTTGAGCATTGCTGTGTTGAATTGTACGTATCtgtgtacttcctccgtttctaaatataagcccttttagcgattccaatatggactacatacggatgtatatagacgtattttagagtgtagattcactcatttgctctgtatgtagtccttattggaatctctaaaagggcttatatttaggaacgaaggaagtaGTTTGCTATATGGGCTTGCTGTTGTTCTTTTGCTGATCTAAACTACTACTGTACATCATTTGTTTTTGAGGCTGCTGTTGTTCTTTTGCAGATCTACATCCTACAGGTCAGGCGATTCAAGAAGATTCTCTCCACTATTGATTAGCTTGTGTTAACACTGAATACAGCCTTACTCAGTTGCAGCTATCTATCATCTAGACATTTGGTTTCTCCTTTATGGGAAAATAAAAGAGAAACCAAATGTGTTACGCAAATTGTTATATATTACTATTGCTCTTAAATGCAATTCAATTGATAGTTTGATCATTGCAGCACATTTCCTGTTCCCTACCTTGCTACTAATTGAGTCTCTTGCAATTTGTTTGACTGAAATGTGAAATAGAGAAGTTGGCTTTGAATATAACTTACACTTTGGCAGTACATTTCCATGTTATTAACACAACATCATTTGATGCTTCCATTATTTGGCTCCTGACCACTGGGCTGCCTCTTGCTGTGGTGACCCGGTCAGATGCCTCGCCTGCCTCTGGGCACCGCGAATGGGACCGTACATCCCACCAGCAGAGCTCCTAGTCACTGTGCACGCGCCCCTCTGGACCGGCCATGCCCTTCCATGGAGACACTCGGGGGCTGCCCTTGTTGAACGCCCAAGCTCCAGTAAAGGTTGTGCCCAGCTGCCCTTGTTGAACGCCCAAGCTCCAGTAAAGGTTGTGCTGGGCACGACAGTTGCAAGGTCTCCAGACACTCTGTGTTCATCGCTTGGTGCTGAGCTGCAAGGCATGTTGGAGACGGCTCTCCTCCCTCTGCGCATGCTAGAGGACTATTTGTGCTCGTGGTTGGCATGTGCTACCATCCTATTGAAGTTTGCGGATGTGTCCGATGGTGAGAGAAGGTTGAGCACAGGCTCCCAGGGACCTTGCTCATCAGACAGCGTCGTTGATGGCCCATTGCCGGCGATGCAGGCGCCACTGGTGGCAGAAGATGGGTATCAAGGTGTTGTGGGCAACTTCCACTGTGTTCGGTTGAGGTCATAAGAGTTGGTTGAAGCTATGGAGCCCAAGTTGGTCTCCATTGGCAAGGTGGCTGCTGAGTTCAACCTTGCTACTTCTGGTTCTGATGATGTGTTGGCTGTTAAAAAGGGTGCCACATTGACGACATGGGACGATGCCATTGTTCATGCCCCCTCTAAGCTGATCAAAGGTCTGCTTGTCATGCCTTCGATCACCCAAGGTTTGAGCCGCCTTGTCAATGAGAGTAAAGTCAAGAATGTCAACCAGGGGATTAATGTCGCCTTGGGCAATGTGACAACCTTGCAAGATGTTAGTCTCAAGGATGTGTTTCTTGCTCTGgtgttttttctttattttgggagTAGTCGGCTTGAGATTTGTGTTGTGTGATGCGCGGTGGTGGGCGTCTTCTGGGTGTTTGCCGTGTTGCTGGCGAGAGCGGGCGTGGCCATGGGTGCCTTCTGATGTCAAGGGGATTCTTGTTTGTATCGGTTTTCGCCTAGTTTTTCATAATTAACTGGGCAACcatcttcttcttaatcaatgaaaaaggCAAAGCTTTTGGCTCGCTTAAACAGAAGTGACAAATATTCTTCTGCAAAATATAATGCAATTCGTTATGTAATTCTGCCCCATCTAATTTAATTTTTGTTTATCTAGTTATGACTGTGACTTGCATAATATTTGGTTTAGAAATTAGTTGTTGTTAGCACTACCTAGAAGTGTTGTTGTCTAaggcccttcccagtgctccacGGTGTACATGTGCTAAGAGTGCTACATAGGCAAAAAATGATGTGGCAAaacaattaaagaggagagagagcatTATAGTGACCCCAAGAAGAACCAATGCTAAGCACGTGGCCCTATGCAAAAGGACTACCAACCAATACAAGGAGTTTTGTCACTAAACAATTAAATAAAGGTAGCTTAGCTACAAAAGCTAAGCACCGATGCATTGGGGACATTAGTtgctaagcattttaatgcacttagcacctcactttagcaccaatgcattggaGGAGGTCTAAGTTGTTTGTCTCTGAGAAAAAGCTATAGGAACTCTGATTGAGAAATGCTAGCGCTACGGATTCACATGGGATTGAATTTACCGACGAGGGTGGCAAATTATGGTTTGATATTTAGGGGAAGAGGAGGGCCCACCCCTAAAAATCAGGGGGAGGATTAGTTGGAGATGGATCCATGATAAATGAAGTTGTCGTGGTATTATTCAATTATTGTCAAAGTTACCACTGTTTTGGTATCAAAGTTACCATGTGGCAAAGTACATGAAGTTTGAAAGCTTCTAGGCGTCTATGATATCATAAAAGGAGTCTGCCAGGTTGATTTATGAGGTGACGTACCATGATATTCATGCCCTCGGGTTGCCTAGACTAAAAGAAACAAGGGCTACAACAAGATGGTATTTGTGGTATGAGTGTAGGAAATTTATTCATGGAGAACAGCCCAAAGTGCTTCCCAAATTAATCTTGCGGTAAGAGGGTTGGCAGCAAATTATGTTATTCAATGCAAGCCTAAGGCAAAGGTTCGAACTGTTGGATGGACGAAGCCATGGGCAGGTTACATGAAGTAAAATGTTGATGCTGGGTTCGATTAGGATTTGCTAGAAGGGACTCTAGGTGCCATCCTCCAGGACCATAACGACAAGTTCATACTTGCAGCAAACGAAAAAGTGGACATCTGCTTCGATTCCTTCACAACAGAGGCGATAGCGGTGGGATTTGGTATGGACCTTGCACGAACTGTTGGTTGTAGCAAGATTGATATTACATCCGATAGTGCGGAGGTCATTTCGGCTTTGCAAGAGGGCATCTCTTGCTCAATAGCCAGTGCCATCTTTGATGATTGTTTCTACATGTCGTTAGATTTTCATCATGTTATTTATGATCACAATAATGGAGAGGGAAATCAGGTAGCTCATGAACTAGCTAGGTTAGCTAGGTTCTCTCCTCCTTATGTCAATGGAGTCACCCCCCTGAGGCGGTGGTATCCATGATTGTAATCGATGCAACAATTCTTATAAATGAATAAAAGAGGAGACAATTACTAAAAAAGTTATCATGTGGCAACTTTGATATTAACACAATGACAACTTCATTACCGACAACTGTTAAGATGGATTTGTTACCACCCCACAATAAGGAAAGTTACTAGGTAACAATTTTAATACCAATATCATCACAATGTTATTAATTACTAGGTGGCAATTTTTAAGATGATTTTTTTGGTCGAAATTTACACATATGCGATCTAGTATCAAACCTCTCGTCGAGACAAAGCCAACGGTGAAGACGGTTAGTAAAATCGAATATGGCGTTTGGGAGTTAAACAATTTTAGAGTTTCCAAAAGGCATTTAGGATATTGATgccatttcctttttatgcttcatGCATGATGCATGCGAGGCGTACACGCCGGAGGCACTAGCCAAGGAGCGTTAGCTCCCATTAACATCCATGAAAAAA
This window encodes:
- the LOC119290676 gene encoding probable WRKY transcription factor 24 encodes the protein MSPVPSPHQSQLLGHESRKEKRMRKVDTFAPHNDGHQWRKYGEKKINNCNFPRYYYRCTYKDNMNCPATKQIQQKDHSDPPLYQVTYYNEHSCNSAFLALTPTEFQLQTASGKAVSICFDSSGAQEPGANASSPSSSAAPRGTPSESKNKPLALRSEALSSWAPGVVEQKTACADLQSCSTECQDAYISEDIDAGRFGSIRFFHFL
- the LOC119290677 gene encoding tRNA-specific adenosine deaminase TAD2-like isoform X2 → MSATAFMELALDQAKFALDNLEVPVGCVIVEDGKVIASGSNRTNATRNEWQSIGLDQTLVADKFAGCDLYVTCEPCIMCASALSILGIREVYFGCPNDKFGGCGSVMSLHESLSSDDLTGSQDTRSRGFKCTGGIMAEEAVALFRNFYEQGNPNAPKPHRPVRVDQQ
- the LOC119290677 gene encoding tRNA-specific adenosine deaminase TAD2-like isoform X1 yields the protein MSATAFMELALDQAKFALDNLEVPVGCVIVEDGKVIASGSNRTNATRNATRHAEMEAIDILLQEWQSIGLDQTLVADKFAGCDLYVTCEPCIMCASALSILGIREVYFGCPNDKFGGCGSVMSLHESLSSDDLTGSQDTRSRGFKCTGGIMAEEAVALFRNFYEQGNPNAPKPHRPVRVDQQ